One window of the Shimwellia blattae DSM 4481 = NBRC 105725 genome contains the following:
- the purC gene encoding phosphoribosylaminoimidazolesuccinocarboxamide synthase: protein MQKQAELYRGKAKTVYSTENPDLLVLEFRNDTSAGDGARIEQFDRKGMVNNKFNHFIMTRLEEAGIPTQMEALLSDTESLVKKLEMVPVECVIRNRAAGSLVKRLGIEEGIELNPPLFDMFLKNDAMHDPMVNESYCETFGWVSKENLARMKELTFKANDVLKKLFDDAGLILVDFKLEFGLFNGQVVLGDEFSPDGSRLWDKKTMDKMDKDRFRQSLGGLIEAYEEVAHRLGVKLD, encoded by the coding sequence ATGCAAAAGCAAGCTGAGTTGTATCGTGGCAAAGCGAAAACCGTCTACAGCACCGAAAATCCCGACTTGTTAGTGCTCGAATTTCGCAACGATACTTCAGCAGGAGACGGGGCCCGCATTGAACAGTTCGACCGCAAAGGCATGGTGAATAATAAATTTAACCATTTTATTATGACCCGGCTGGAAGAGGCAGGCATTCCGACCCAGATGGAAGCGCTGCTGTCGGATACCGAATCCCTGGTCAAAAAGCTGGAGATGGTGCCGGTTGAATGCGTTATCCGTAACCGGGCGGCCGGTTCCCTGGTTAAACGTCTGGGCATCGAAGAAGGGATCGAGCTCAACCCGCCTCTGTTCGATATGTTCCTGAAGAACGACGCCATGCACGATCCGATGGTCAACGAATCCTACTGTGAAACGTTCGGCTGGGTGAGCAAGGAAAACCTGGCGCGCATGAAGGAGCTGACCTTCAAAGCCAACGACGTGCTGAAAAAACTGTTCGATGACGCCGGTCTTATCCTGGTGGACTTCAAACTGGAGTTCGGCCTGTTTAACGGCCAGGTAGTGCTGGGGGACGAGTTCTCACCAGACGGCAGCCGTCTGTGGGATAAAAAAACCATGGATAAAATGGATAAAGACCGCTTCCGCCAGAGCCTGGGCGGCCTGATTGAGGCCTATGAAGAGGTTGCTCACCGTCTGGGCGTGAAGCTGGACTGA
- a CDS encoding neutral zinc metallopeptidase — protein sequence MDLKDRRESQNVEDRRNDTQGPSLGGGGGFRIPRGKGGLILLVVVVVAGYYGVDLSPLLTGDMSGSGQQSVQRQTISPDDEKAAKFTSVILGTTEDTWGEIFTNMGKTYQQPKLVMYRGATRTGCGTGQSVMGPFYCPADSTVYIDLSFYDDMKNKLGAGGDFAQGYVVAHEVGHHVQHLLGIEPKVRQLQQNASEKEVNQLSVRLELQADCFAGIWGQKMQQQNVLEEGDLKEALNAAQSIGDDRLQQQSQGRVVPDSFTHGTSEQRYTWFKRGFDTGDIKQCDTFGGQL from the coding sequence ATGGATTTGAAAGACAGGCGTGAAAGCCAAAATGTTGAAGACAGACGTAACGACACTCAGGGGCCTTCGCTGGGTGGCGGCGGTGGTTTTCGCATTCCCCGCGGCAAGGGTGGCCTGATTCTGCTGGTGGTCGTGGTGGTGGCCGGTTACTACGGGGTGGATCTCAGCCCGCTGCTGACGGGCGATATGTCCGGCTCCGGGCAGCAGTCGGTACAGCGCCAGACCATCAGCCCGGATGATGAGAAAGCCGCTAAGTTTACCTCGGTTATCCTTGGCACCACGGAAGATACCTGGGGCGAAATCTTTACCAATATGGGCAAAACCTACCAGCAGCCGAAACTGGTTATGTATCGCGGCGCAACCCGCACCGGCTGCGGTACTGGCCAGTCTGTGATGGGGCCGTTCTACTGCCCGGCAGACAGCACAGTCTATATTGACCTCTCGTTCTACGACGATATGAAAAACAAACTGGGCGCCGGTGGTGACTTTGCCCAGGGGTATGTGGTCGCCCATGAAGTGGGCCACCACGTGCAGCACCTGCTGGGCATTGAACCGAAAGTTCGCCAGCTCCAGCAGAACGCCTCCGAAAAAGAGGTGAACCAGCTCTCTGTGCGCCTGGAACTGCAGGCAGACTGCTTTGCCGGGATCTGGGGGCAGAAAATGCAGCAGCAGAATGTGCTGGAAGAGGGCGACCTGAAAGAAGCCCTGAACGCGGCCCAGTCCATCGGGGATGACCGTCTGCAACAGCAAAGCCAGGGCCGCGTGGTGCCGGACAGCTTCACCCACGGCACCTCAGAGCAGCGTTACACCTGGTTTAAACGCGGCTTTGATACCGGCGATATCAAGCAGTGCGACACCTTTGGAGGCCAGCTGTAA
- a CDS encoding tRNA(Met) cytidine acetyltransferase TmcA: MVSTLCAMAQNMAHSGYRRLLVISGDAEWSLARAGQLSTALGTECLWVGPQPLVGTGCPPRQLRNLLGREFHHGVFDARSSVDAEALAAMSGTLTAGSWLILLVPPLSRWPLTPDTDSPRWSDTPAPIATPRFIHHLIRTLQSDSEVVFWSREEGLRCHEAPPRPRWQAAAGAPEAGQRAILEQLCHMPPGVAVLTAERGRGKSALAGMLLRRGPGPVLVSAPARVSTDVLARHGGEKFQFIAPDALLAALEAGSAPPADWLIIDEAAAIPGPLLARLARAFPRTLLTTTVQGYEGTGRGFLLKFCAALPGASYFTLTTPMRWCAGDPLERVISQMLLFNDLSGETQVADPVVIAPVSRQCWQEESREPAELYGLLSSAHYRTSPLDLRRMMDAPGQSFMVARGGGKMCAALWLVREGGLSAPLSQAVWAGYRRPRGNLVAQSLAAHGGSPLAATLHGLRVSRIAVIPSRQGQGTGQRLIAAARQAAGEQLDYLSVSFGYTPQLWRFWARCGFVLVRVGSRREASSGCYNAMALLPLSPRGQAMVEHEHRRLCEDWHWMQPWIDEVIPLPVAARTMLTEEDWQELAGFAFAHRPVEACTGALSRLLAYRSDGLAALRCRLVAQISDAQICRQFQLSGRKALLAHWRSEVATALAACLPDGAQSLKRQILQLQFLQ, translated from the coding sequence ATTGTGTCCACCCTGTGCGCCATGGCGCAAAACATGGCGCACAGCGGGTATCGCCGCTTACTGGTCATCAGCGGCGATGCTGAGTGGAGCCTCGCCCGTGCCGGGCAACTGTCCACAGCCCTTGGCACGGAGTGCTTATGGGTCGGGCCACAGCCCCTGGTGGGCACCGGTTGCCCGCCACGCCAGCTGCGCAACCTGCTCGGGCGCGAGTTCCACCACGGCGTCTTTGACGCCCGCAGCAGCGTTGATGCCGAAGCCCTGGCGGCCATGAGCGGCACGCTCACCGCCGGAAGCTGGCTTATCTTACTGGTGCCACCGTTATCCCGGTGGCCACTCACCCCCGATACGGATTCACCGCGCTGGAGCGATACGCCGGCGCCCATCGCCACCCCCCGTTTTATTCACCATCTGATACGCACGCTGCAAAGCGACAGTGAGGTGGTCTTCTGGTCCCGTGAGGAGGGGCTGCGCTGCCATGAAGCCCCCCCGCGCCCGCGCTGGCAGGCCGCTGCGGGCGCACCGGAGGCCGGGCAGCGCGCCATTCTTGAACAACTGTGCCATATGCCCCCGGGTGTGGCGGTGCTTACCGCTGAGCGCGGGCGGGGCAAATCGGCCCTGGCCGGGATGCTGCTCCGGCGCGGGCCTGGCCCGGTGCTTGTCAGCGCCCCGGCCCGGGTATCAACCGATGTACTGGCCCGCCACGGGGGCGAAAAATTTCAGTTTATCGCCCCGGATGCGCTACTGGCGGCCCTGGAGGCGGGCAGTGCGCCGCCTGCGGACTGGCTTATTATTGATGAGGCGGCCGCCATTCCCGGCCCCTTGCTGGCCCGGCTGGCCCGCGCCTTTCCCCGCACCCTGCTGACCACAACCGTCCAGGGGTATGAAGGCACCGGCAGGGGCTTTTTACTGAAATTCTGCGCAGCACTTCCCGGGGCGAGCTATTTCACCCTCACCACGCCAATGCGCTGGTGTGCCGGTGATCCGCTGGAGCGGGTCATCAGCCAGATGCTGCTGTTTAACGATCTCAGCGGGGAGACACAGGTCGCCGATCCGGTTGTTATCGCCCCTGTATCGCGCCAGTGCTGGCAGGAAGAGAGCCGCGAACCGGCTGAGCTGTACGGGCTGTTGAGCAGTGCGCACTACCGCACCTCGCCGCTCGATTTACGCCGGATGATGGATGCCCCGGGGCAGTCTTTTATGGTGGCCCGGGGGGGCGGGAAAATGTGCGCGGCCCTCTGGCTGGTCAGGGAAGGGGGGCTGTCTGCGCCCCTGAGCCAGGCCGTCTGGGCCGGTTACCGCCGCCCCCGGGGTAACCTGGTAGCCCAGTCGCTGGCGGCCCACGGGGGCAGCCCGCTGGCGGCCACCCTGCACGGGTTGCGGGTCTCGCGTATTGCGGTGATCCCCTCCCGCCAGGGGCAGGGCACCGGCCAGCGGCTGATTGCCGCCGCGCGCCAGGCGGCAGGCGAGCAGCTGGATTACCTGTCGGTCAGTTTTGGTTATACCCCGCAGCTCTGGCGCTTCTGGGCCCGTTGCGGCTTTGTGCTGGTGCGGGTGGGCTCCCGCCGGGAGGCGAGTAGCGGCTGCTACAACGCCATGGCGCTGCTGCCGCTCTCGCCCCGGGGCCAGGCCATGGTGGAGCACGAACACCGGCGCCTGTGTGAAGACTGGCACTGGATGCAGCCGTGGATTGACGAGGTTATTCCCCTGCCGGTGGCGGCACGCACTATGCTTACAGAAGAAGACTGGCAGGAGCTGGCCGGGTTTGCCTTCGCCCACCGGCCAGTGGAGGCCTGCACCGGCGCCCTGAGCCGCCTGCTGGCGTACCGGTCTGACGGTCTGGCAGCTCTGCGCTGTCGCCTGGTGGCGCAGATTTCCGATGCGCAGATCTGCCGGCAGTTTCAGTTATCCGGGCGAAAAGCCCTGCTGGCCCACTGGCGTAGCGAAGTGGCCACTGCGCTGGCGGCCTGCCTCCCTGACGGGGCACAGAGCCTGAAACGCCAGATATTGCAATTGCAATTTTTGCAATAA
- the ypfH gene encoding esterase: MRDDHFVVQSPAAPARQLILLFHGVGDNPVAMGEIGRWFAPLFPEALVVSVGGPSPSGPGAGREWFSVRDITEENRQQRVDAIMPEFIRQIQAWQQHSGVGPAATALVGFSQGAIMALESLKAAPGLVSRVVAFNGRFASLPAAVHAATTVHLIHGEDDPVIPLVYAVNAQEALAAVGGDVTLDIVDDLGHAIDQRSMQFALDHLRYTVPKHYFDEALGGGAKPGDDIISLM; the protein is encoded by the coding sequence ATGAGAGACGACCATTTTGTTGTTCAGAGCCCCGCCGCCCCGGCACGGCAGTTGATCCTGCTGTTTCACGGTGTCGGGGATAATCCGGTTGCCATGGGGGAAATTGGTCGCTGGTTTGCTCCGCTGTTTCCTGAAGCCCTGGTGGTGAGTGTGGGCGGGCCCAGTCCCAGCGGCCCGGGTGCCGGGCGGGAGTGGTTTTCCGTGCGCGATATTACGGAAGAAAACCGCCAGCAACGGGTCGATGCGATAATGCCTGAGTTTATCCGGCAGATACAGGCCTGGCAGCAACACAGTGGGGTGGGCCCGGCGGCCACGGCACTGGTGGGGTTTTCCCAGGGGGCCATTATGGCGCTGGAAAGCCTGAAAGCCGCACCGGGGCTGGTTTCCCGGGTGGTTGCGTTTAACGGGCGCTTTGCATCACTGCCTGCGGCTGTACACGCGGCGACCACGGTGCATCTGATCCACGGTGAGGATGACCCGGTTATCCCGCTGGTATACGCGGTAAATGCTCAGGAAGCCCTGGCCGCAGTGGGCGGGGATGTGACACTGGATATTGTCGACGATCTGGGCCACGCCATTGATCAGCGCAGTATGCAGTTTGCCCTGGATCACTTACGTTATACGGTGCCGAAGCACTACTTTGATGAGGCACTGGGAGGCGGGGCCAAACCGGGCGATGATATTATCTCGCTGATGTAA
- a CDS encoding YpfN family protein: MDWLSKYWWVIILIVLLGMFINVIKDLKRIDPKKYLDNKPDLPPHRDFNDKWDDEDDWPKKK, from the coding sequence ATGGACTGGCTGTCAAAATACTGGTGGGTGATCATTCTGATCGTCCTGCTGGGAATGTTTATTAACGTGATCAAAGATTTGAAGCGGATCGATCCGAAGAAGTATCTGGATAACAAACCCGATCTGCCGCCCCATCGTGACTTTAACGATAAATGGGACGATGAAGACGACTGGCCGAAAAAGAAATAA
- the dapE gene encoding succinyl-diaminopimelate desuccinylase: MSCPVIELTQQLIRLPSLSPDDAGCQALLTERLRAIGFTIEEINIADTRNFWAWRGTGETLAFAGHTDVVPPGDESRWLNPPFEPTIRDGMLFGRGAADMKGSLAAMVVAAERFVAQFPDHRGRLAFLITSDEEACAHNGTVKVVEALMARQERLDYCLVGEPSSTEIVGDVVKNGRRGSLTCNLTIHGVQGHVAYPHLADNPVHRAAPMLDELVNIVWDEGNEFFPPTSMQIANIQAGTGSNNVIPGELFVQFNFRFSTEVTDEILKQRVAALLDKHQLRYTLEWSLSGQPFLTSRGKLVDAVVNAVEHYNEIKPQLLTTGGTSDGRFIARMGAQVVELGPVNATIHKINECVNAADLQLLARMYQRIMEQLVA; this comes from the coding sequence ATGTCATGCCCGGTTATTGAGCTGACTCAGCAGCTTATTCGTCTCCCCTCTCTCAGCCCGGATGACGCCGGGTGTCAGGCACTGCTGACAGAACGCCTGCGCGCCATCGGTTTTACCATCGAAGAGATTAACATTGCCGATACCCGAAACTTCTGGGCCTGGCGCGGCACCGGCGAGACCCTCGCCTTTGCCGGTCATACGGATGTGGTCCCCCCGGGGGATGAATCCCGCTGGCTGAACCCGCCTTTTGAGCCGACCATCCGCGACGGGATGCTGTTTGGCCGCGGCGCGGCAGACATGAAAGGCTCACTGGCGGCCATGGTGGTTGCCGCCGAGCGTTTTGTGGCCCAGTTCCCGGATCACCGGGGCCGCCTGGCATTTCTGATAACCTCCGACGAAGAAGCCTGCGCCCATAACGGCACCGTCAAAGTGGTGGAAGCGCTGATGGCGCGCCAGGAGCGCCTGGACTACTGCCTGGTGGGCGAGCCCTCCAGCACCGAAATCGTCGGTGATGTGGTGAAAAATGGCCGCCGGGGCTCACTGACCTGCAACCTGACGATTCACGGGGTTCAGGGGCATGTGGCCTACCCGCACCTGGCGGATAACCCGGTACACCGGGCAGCCCCGATGCTTGATGAGCTGGTTAATATTGTCTGGGACGAAGGCAACGAATTTTTCCCGCCCACCAGTATGCAGATCGCCAATATTCAGGCCGGGACCGGCAGTAACAACGTGATCCCGGGGGAGCTGTTTGTTCAGTTTAACTTCCGCTTCAGTACCGAAGTGACCGACGAGATCCTCAAACAGCGCGTTGCCGCATTGCTGGACAAACACCAGCTGCGCTATACCCTGGAGTGGTCCCTCTCCGGCCAGCCGTTCCTGACATCCCGGGGGAAACTGGTCGATGCCGTGGTTAACGCGGTTGAGCACTATAATGAAATTAAGCCGCAGCTGCTGACCACCGGCGGCACTTCAGACGGGCGCTTTATTGCCCGCATGGGGGCACAGGTGGTGGAGCTGGGGCCGGTAAATGCGACCATTCATAAAATCAATGAATGCGTGAACGCGGCGGATCTTCAGCTACTGGCACGTATGTACCAGCGTATAATGGAACAACTCGTCGCCTGA
- a CDS encoding ArsC family reductase: MTLLYGIKNCDTIKKARRWLEEHQIDYRFHDYRTDGLDSALLETFVAELGRDALLNTRGTTWRTLDAERKAAITDDASAIALMLEMPAIIKRPLLCSPGKPMLLGFDASRYQQFFSEV, encoded by the coding sequence ATGACCCTCCTTTATGGCATTAAAAATTGCGACACTATCAAAAAGGCCCGCCGCTGGCTGGAAGAGCACCAGATAGATTATCGCTTTCATGACTACCGCACAGACGGGCTGGATAGCGCCCTGCTGGAAACGTTTGTCGCCGAACTGGGCCGGGATGCGCTGCTGAACACCCGGGGCACCACCTGGCGCACGCTGGATGCTGAGCGCAAAGCCGCCATTACCGATGACGCAAGCGCCATCGCACTGATGCTGGAGATGCCCGCTATCATTAAACGCCCGTTGCTCTGCTCGCCCGGTAAGCCTATGCTGCTGGGATTTGATGCGTCCCGTTATCAGCAATTTTTCAGTGAGGTGTAG
- the ypfM gene encoding protein YpfM yields the protein MIEHELGNWKDFIEGMLRK from the coding sequence ATGATTGAACACGAATTGGGAAACTGGAAAGACTTTATTGAAGGCATGCTGCGTAAATAA
- the acrD gene encoding multidrug efflux RND transporter permease AcrD, whose protein sequence is MANFFINRPIFAWVIAIILCLAGIMSILSLPVEQYPDLAPPNVRISATYTGASAQTLENTVTQVIEQNMTGLDNLMYMSSQSSNTGQATVTLTFTAGTDPDEAVQQVQNQLQTAMKKLPQSVQNQGVTVRKTGDTNILTLAFISTDGSMDKQDIADYVASNLQDPLSRINGVGDIDAYGSPYSMRIWLDPIKLTSFQLTTQDVVEAIESQNSQIAVGQLGGTPAIDKQALNATINAQAMLETPEQFRNISLKINQDGSQVLLGDVAKVELGAEKYDYLSRFNGMQASGLGVKLASGANEMETSELVLQRLDELSRYFPRGLEYRVAYETTSFVKASIEDVVKTLFEAILLVFLVMYLFLQKFRATLIPTIAVPVVLLGTFTVLYLCGYSINTLTMFAMVLAIGLLVDDAIVVVENVERIMSSEGLSPRQATRKSMSQIQGALVGIAMVLSAVFIPMAFFGGTTGAIYRQFSVTIVASMALSVLVAMILTPALCATLLKPLAAGESHQKKGFFGWFNRQFDHWTTRYERGVAVILRRSMRTMLVYLLLLAGMVIIFMRLPTSFLPQEDRGMFSTSVQLPSGSTQQQTLKVVEKIEHYYLTQEKQNVASVFSTVGSGPGGNGQNVARMFVRLKDWSERDPETASSFAIIERATRAFSKVKEARVIASNPPAISGLGSSAGFDMELQDHAGAGHSALMKARDTLLALAAADHSLTRVRHNGLDDSPQLQIDVDQRKAQALGVQVDDINNTLQTAWGANYVNDFIDRGRVKKVYVQAAAKFRMLPEDINKWYVRNNSGGMVPFSAFASSRWVTGSPRLERYNGYAALEIVGEAAPGVSTGTAMTIMENIVHQLPGGFGLEWTAMSYQERLSGAQAPALYAISLLVVFLCLAALYESWSVPFSVMLVVPLGVLGALVATWARGLENDVYFQVGLLTVIGLAAKNAILIVEFANDMNARGAELTEAILHACHQRLRPILMTSLAFIFGVLPMATSNGAGSGSQHAVGTGVIGGMISATVLAVFFVPLFFVLIRRRFPLAEKTDD, encoded by the coding sequence ATGGCTAATTTTTTCATTAACCGCCCGATATTTGCCTGGGTAATAGCCATTATTTTGTGCCTGGCGGGGATCATGTCGATTCTCTCCCTGCCAGTTGAACAGTACCCTGATCTGGCACCGCCTAATGTCAGGATCTCCGCAACGTACACCGGTGCGTCAGCCCAGACCCTTGAGAACACGGTGACCCAGGTCATAGAACAAAATATGACCGGCCTGGACAATCTGATGTATATGTCCTCCCAGAGCAGTAATACCGGCCAGGCCACCGTCACGCTGACATTTACCGCCGGTACAGATCCTGATGAAGCCGTGCAGCAGGTGCAAAACCAGCTCCAGACAGCAATGAAAAAACTGCCCCAGTCGGTACAGAACCAGGGGGTGACGGTACGTAAAACCGGGGACACCAATATTCTGACCCTGGCGTTTATCTCCACGGACGGCAGTATGGATAAGCAGGATATTGCCGACTATGTGGCCAGTAACCTGCAGGACCCCTTAAGCCGGATTAACGGTGTGGGCGATATTGACGCCTACGGCTCCCCCTATTCGATGCGCATCTGGCTTGATCCCATCAAGCTGACCAGTTTCCAGCTCACCACCCAGGATGTGGTCGAGGCGATTGAGTCCCAGAACAGCCAGATTGCCGTGGGCCAGCTGGGGGGCACCCCGGCCATTGATAAGCAGGCGCTCAACGCCACCATCAACGCCCAGGCGATGCTGGAAACCCCGGAGCAGTTTCGCAATATCTCGCTAAAAATTAACCAGGACGGCTCCCAGGTGCTGCTGGGGGATGTGGCGAAAGTGGAGCTGGGGGCGGAGAAATACGACTACCTCAGCCGCTTTAACGGTATGCAGGCTTCGGGCCTTGGGGTGAAGCTGGCCTCTGGCGCTAACGAAATGGAGACCTCAGAACTGGTGCTGCAGCGGCTGGATGAGCTGTCCCGCTATTTCCCCCGCGGGCTGGAGTACCGGGTCGCTTATGAGACCACCTCCTTTGTGAAGGCCTCCATTGAAGATGTGGTGAAAACCCTGTTCGAGGCCATCCTGCTGGTCTTCCTGGTGATGTATCTGTTCCTGCAGAAATTTCGCGCCACCCTTATTCCGACTATCGCCGTGCCGGTGGTGCTGCTTGGCACCTTCACCGTGCTGTATCTGTGCGGGTACAGTATTAACACGCTGACCATGTTCGCCATGGTGCTGGCCATCGGCCTGCTGGTGGATGACGCCATCGTGGTGGTGGAAAACGTTGAACGCATCATGTCCAGCGAGGGGCTCTCCCCCCGCCAGGCCACCCGTAAATCCATGTCCCAGATCCAGGGGGCGCTGGTAGGGATTGCCATGGTGCTCTCGGCGGTGTTTATCCCGATGGCCTTTTTCGGCGGCACGACCGGGGCGATTTACCGGCAGTTTTCGGTAACGATTGTCGCCTCGATGGCCCTGTCGGTGCTGGTGGCGATGATCCTGACCCCGGCCCTTTGTGCCACCCTGCTCAAACCGCTGGCGGCCGGTGAATCCCACCAGAAAAAGGGCTTCTTTGGCTGGTTTAACCGCCAGTTTGATCACTGGACCACCCGCTATGAGCGCGGCGTGGCGGTGATCCTGCGCCGCAGTATGCGCACAATGCTGGTCTACCTGCTGCTGCTTGCGGGGATGGTCATTATCTTTATGCGCCTGCCCACCTCGTTCCTGCCCCAGGAGGACAGGGGCATGTTTTCCACCTCGGTCCAGTTGCCCAGCGGCTCCACCCAACAGCAGACCTTAAAAGTGGTAGAGAAGATTGAGCACTATTACCTGACGCAGGAAAAACAGAATGTGGCGTCGGTCTTCTCGACCGTGGGCTCAGGCCCGGGCGGTAACGGGCAGAACGTGGCGCGGATGTTTGTGCGCCTGAAAGACTGGAGCGAGCGGGACCCGGAAACCGCCAGCTCATTTGCCATTATCGAGCGGGCGACCCGCGCTTTCAGCAAGGTAAAAGAGGCCCGGGTGATTGCCTCTAACCCGCCCGCCATCAGTGGCCTTGGCAGCTCTGCCGGTTTTGATATGGAATTACAGGATCACGCCGGTGCCGGGCACAGCGCGCTGATGAAAGCCAGGGATACCCTGCTGGCGCTGGCCGCCGCCGATCACTCCCTGACCCGGGTGCGCCACAACGGCCTGGATGACAGCCCCCAGTTGCAGATAGACGTAGACCAGCGCAAAGCGCAGGCGCTGGGTGTGCAGGTTGATGATATCAACAACACCCTGCAAACCGCCTGGGGGGCCAACTATGTGAATGATTTTATTGACCGCGGCAGGGTGAAGAAGGTCTACGTGCAGGCGGCGGCCAAATTCCGGATGCTGCCGGAAGATATTAATAAATGGTATGTCCGCAATAACAGCGGCGGTATGGTGCCCTTCTCCGCGTTCGCCAGCTCACGCTGGGTGACCGGCTCGCCGCGCCTGGAGCGCTACAACGGCTATGCGGCGCTGGAGATTGTCGGGGAGGCGGCCCCCGGGGTCAGTACCGGTACTGCCATGACCATTATGGAAAACATTGTCCACCAGTTGCCCGGCGGCTTTGGCCTGGAGTGGACGGCCATGTCTTACCAGGAGCGGCTGTCCGGTGCTCAGGCCCCGGCCCTGTACGCCATCTCCCTGCTGGTGGTCTTTTTGTGCCTGGCGGCCCTGTATGAGAGCTGGTCTGTGCCGTTCTCGGTGATGCTGGTCGTTCCCCTTGGGGTGCTGGGGGCACTGGTTGCCACCTGGGCCCGGGGGCTGGAAAACGATGTCTACTTCCAGGTGGGGCTGCTGACGGTTATCGGCCTGGCCGCCAAAAACGCCATACTGATCGTGGAGTTTGCCAATGATATGAACGCCAGAGGAGCGGAGCTAACCGAAGCTATCCTTCATGCCTGCCACCAGCGTCTGCGCCCGATTCTGATGACCTCGCTGGCGTTTATCTTCGGGGTACTGCCAATGGCCACCAGTAACGGTGCGGGCTCCGGCAGCCAGCATGCGGTAGGCACCGGGGTGATAGGCGGCATGATCTCAGCCACGGTGCTGGCGGTCTTCTTCGTGCCGCTGTTTTTTGTGCTGATACGCCGCCGCTTTCCCCTGGCGGAGAAAACCGACGACTGA